The following are encoded in a window of Fretibacter rubidus genomic DNA:
- the hslV gene encoding ATP-dependent protease subunit HslV, which yields MTPHDYADASLWRGTTILTVRKGGKVVIVGDGQVSAGNTVMKASARKVRTLSGGRVITGFAGATADAFALLERLEAKLEQYPTQLARACVELAKDWRTDKYLRQLQAMMIVADSKETFVLTGNGDVVEPDKLDSGSGITAIGSGGNFALSAALAMDEYETDAETLARKAMAIADRICVFTNNNLTVETLDEA from the coding sequence ATGACACCTCATGATTATGCAGACGCCAGCCTATGGCGCGGAACCACAATCCTTACTGTACGCAAAGGCGGCAAAGTCGTCATTGTCGGCGACGGCCAAGTCAGCGCAGGTAACACAGTGATGAAAGCGAGCGCGCGCAAGGTCCGGACATTATCGGGGGGCCGCGTGATTACGGGCTTTGCGGGAGCGACGGCCGATGCCTTTGCTCTGCTTGAACGGCTAGAGGCTAAGCTTGAGCAATACCCAACCCAGCTAGCGCGCGCCTGTGTGGAACTGGCCAAAGATTGGCGTACGGATAAATATCTGCGTCAATTACAAGCGATGATGATTGTAGCCGATTCTAAGGAAACCTTCGTCCTGACAGGTAACGGCGATGTTGTGGAGCCTGATAAGCTTGACAGCGGTAGCGGTATCACCGCCATTGGCTCTGGCGGCAATTTTGCGCTATCAGCGGCATTGGCGATGGACGAATACGAAACTGACGCCGAAACTCTGGCGCGCAAAGCCATGGCCATTGCTGACCGTATTTGCGTCTTTACTAATAATAATCTGACGGTGGAAACGCTAGACGAGGCCTAG
- a CDS encoding 2OG-Fe(II) oxygenase family protein — MSRDVTDIINFAALSAQQKSLTGRFAAAGRIRIDNVLHDNVSMELLTALKVLDWRLVMNDAHGRHVDISPSEQKRLGAKAIRQLKTQAQKRALSQFSYLYENYPLYDRVQQKLPVPKILSEIFTALSHETFITYMREVTGKGIDYCDIQATRYRSGHMLTEHDDNVSGKNRHCAYVLSMCAGWQRKWGGNLEFLEPNQSITDTFVPQFNALSIFAVPVPHRVSKVRPGVLASRYSLTGWMRHH; from the coding sequence GTGTCGCGTGATGTGACGGATATTATAAATTTTGCTGCGCTATCGGCGCAGCAAAAATCTCTGACGGGTCGCTTTGCGGCGGCAGGACGTATTCGCATAGACAATGTGCTTCACGATAATGTTTCGATGGAGCTACTCACGGCATTAAAGGTGCTTGATTGGCGACTTGTCATGAATGATGCCCATGGTCGGCATGTCGATATTTCACCGTCTGAGCAAAAACGCCTTGGGGCAAAGGCAATACGGCAGCTAAAGACGCAAGCACAGAAACGGGCTTTGTCACAATTTTCTTATCTTTATGAAAACTACCCACTCTATGACCGGGTACAACAAAAACTGCCTGTTCCAAAAATCCTGAGTGAAATATTCACCGCCTTATCGCACGAGACTTTCATCACCTATATGCGCGAGGTGACAGGTAAAGGTATTGATTATTGCGACATTCAAGCCACCCGTTATCGCAGCGGTCATATGCTAACTGAACATGATGACAATGTGTCTGGCAAAAATCGTCACTGCGCTTATGTGTTGTCGATGTGTGCGGGATGGCAACGCAAATGGGGCGGCAATCTTGAATTTTTAGAGCCCAACCAAAGCATCACAGATACATTTGTCCCGCAATTTAATGCCCTATCTATTTTCGCCGTGCCAGTTCCGCACCGCGTATCTAAAGTGCGTCCTGGCGTGCTCGCCTCACGCTATTCGCTAACAGGCTGGATGCGACATCACTAG
- a CDS encoding mechanosensitive ion channel family protein produces the protein MEQIEAYWAQARETFPLLLTGAMTLSAALAILIIGWIVAKIARGIIRKPSFGGQRLDATLRPVFATTVFYTIVAMTLYAFLTKLGVPAHSLLAVFGAAGLAIAFALKDTLSNIAAGVMMIALRPLQVGDFVDTPNAMGSVTEIGLFSTSIKNVEGVYIFVPNSQVWATRVQNFGRHTERRLMVDIGVSYETDLKKAQAILLETLAALPDVQSLPTPPECYVMTFGDSAITLSSRAWLPADNWLARASDARIALKEALDKAGIEIPFPQRVVTMKK, from the coding sequence ATGGAACAAATAGAAGCCTATTGGGCGCAAGCACGCGAAACATTTCCACTGCTTTTGACAGGCGCAATGACACTTAGTGCCGCCTTGGCTATTTTAATCATCGGTTGGATTGTCGCAAAAATTGCGCGCGGCATTATTCGTAAGCCAAGCTTTGGCGGACAACGCCTAGACGCAACATTACGGCCTGTTTTTGCAACGACGGTATTTTATACCATTGTGGCGATGACGCTTTATGCGTTTTTGACCAAACTTGGCGTACCGGCTCACAGCTTACTCGCCGTTTTTGGTGCCGCAGGTCTGGCGATCGCTTTTGCACTCAAAGACACATTGTCCAATATTGCGGCGGGAGTGATGATGATTGCGCTACGGCCCCTACAAGTCGGTGATTTTGTCGATACACCCAACGCTATGGGATCAGTCACAGAGATTGGTTTGTTTTCTACATCCATTAAAAATGTTGAGGGTGTTTATATTTTTGTTCCCAATAGTCAGGTCTGGGCGACACGTGTGCAAAATTTTGGCCGCCATACAGAACGTAGATTAATGGTTGATATTGGTGTTAGCTATGAAACCGATTTGAAAAAAGCGCAGGCTATATTGCTTGAAACCCTTGCCGCCCTCCCCGATGTGCAATCTCTCCCGACCCCGCCGGAATGTTACGTTATGACCTTTGGCGATAGCGCAATCACCCTGTCATCGCGCGCATGGTTACCAGCAGACAATTGGCTGGCCCGCGCATCAGACGCGCGCATTGCCTTAAAAGAAGCGCTTGATAAAGCCGGCATTGAGATACCGTTCCCGCAACGTGTCGTTACGATGAAAAAGTAA
- a CDS encoding ActS/PrrB/RegB family redox-sensitive histidine kinase has translation MSIDSPVNYSQSDAASYHGVTPPDTNAAGKKRRRKQPHSGQLRRSTLITLRWIAIAGQALALVVVSEALGFSYPYLACSILVGLSAVLNLAVTAALPLDRRVGDVEAVAQLGFDVLQLSALLWLTGGMTNPFALLFVAPVVTSATTLSRRVIWIIFALAAGASFFLLHYSYPLPWMPPGGFTLPFQFTLGLWVALLVGMVFTSGYAWQASREARRMSDALTALETVLAHEQKLAALGGLAAAAAHELGTPLATIQLTANEMARELPSDSHLGEDARLLVSQTQRCREILKQLSSRGDAGDAMHDVLSLESLLEEASDPYFGLGSQIDIKTHGDGPAPDIRRQAEILFGLKNYIENAVEFAESTVQLIGQWSPDYITIQIIDDGPGFDPAVRGRLGEPYVSGRGEREEAGGLGLGFFIAKTLIERTGGRVGFDNKPKASGAVVTITWPRAAIAD, from the coding sequence ATGTCTATAGATAGCCCCGTTAATTACAGCCAAAGCGATGCGGCGTCTTATCACGGCGTCACTCCGCCTGACACAAACGCTGCGGGCAAAAAAAGACGCCGCAAACAGCCCCATTCGGGACAGCTTCGCCGCTCGACACTGATTACACTCCGCTGGATTGCGATTGCAGGGCAAGCTTTGGCCCTTGTCGTGGTCTCCGAAGCCTTAGGCTTTTCCTATCCTTATTTGGCGTGTTCTATTCTTGTCGGATTATCAGCCGTTTTAAACCTAGCCGTCACAGCGGCCTTGCCACTCGACCGCCGTGTGGGAGATGTCGAAGCCGTCGCGCAGCTTGGCTTTGATGTTTTGCAGCTCTCGGCCCTATTATGGCTGACGGGGGGGATGACGAACCCCTTTGCATTATTATTTGTTGCGCCCGTCGTCACTAGCGCGACAACATTATCACGGCGCGTGATTTGGATTATTTTCGCGCTTGCCGCAGGGGCGTCTTTCTTTCTACTTCATTACAGCTATCCGTTACCGTGGATGCCGCCGGGCGGATTTACGCTGCCCTTTCAGTTCACATTAGGCTTATGGGTCGCGCTTCTCGTGGGAATGGTTTTTACATCAGGCTATGCCTGGCAAGCGTCTCGCGAAGCAAGGCGTATGTCCGACGCGTTAACCGCACTGGAAACCGTGCTGGCGCATGAGCAAAAACTAGCAGCCCTAGGGGGGCTTGCCGCCGCCGCCGCGCATGAATTGGGAACGCCGCTCGCTACGATACAACTCACCGCCAATGAAATGGCGCGCGAATTACCAAGCGACAGCCATTTGGGCGAAGACGCGCGGCTGCTCGTTTCGCAAACCCAACGCTGCCGCGAGATATTAAAACAGCTATCGTCGCGCGGGGATGCGGGCGACGCCATGCATGATGTGCTTAGCCTTGAGAGTTTATTGGAAGAAGCCTCAGATCCGTATTTTGGGCTTGGCTCACAGATTGACATTAAAACGCACGGTGACGGCCCTGCTCCAGACATTCGCCGCCAAGCAGAAATCCTGTTTGGGCTAAAAAATTATATTGAGAATGCCGTAGAATTTGCCGAGAGCACGGTACAGCTTATTGGGCAATGGTCGCCCGATTATATCACCATCCAGATTATTGATGATGGCCCAGGGTTTGATCCGGCCGTGCGTGGCCGCCTTGGCGAACCTTATGTGTCGGGCCGCGGGGAACGTGAAGAGGCGGGTGGGTTAGGTCTTGGGTTTTTCATTGCCAAGACCCTGATTGAACGCACAGGTGGACGGGTCGGCTTTGATAATAAACCCAAAGCCTCTGGCGCCGTCGTCACTATTACATGGCCCCGCGCCGCGATTGCGGACTAG
- the leuS gene encoding leucine--tRNA ligase: MSNDQNRYNAAEVEPRWQTIWEERDVYRADNDAAGETFYALEMFPYPSGRIHMGHVRNYAMGDVVARYKKAQGFNVLHPMGWDAFGMPAENAAIEKNVHPKGWTYENIEAMKGPMKRLGFALDWSREFATCDEAYYKQQQYIFLKFWEKGLVYRKTAKVNWDPVDNTVLANEQVIDGKGWRSGAVVEQRDMDQWFFKITHYAEELLEGLDTLDRWPEKVRTMQANWIGKSEGLQMRFKGVDCDDIEIYTTRPDTLYGASFIALSPDHPLVKAMAKESDAVEHFRLDCAKIGTTEEAIATAPKLGFETKLKVKHPFIEGKTLPVWIANFVLMGYGTGAVFGCPAHDQRDLDFARKYDLDVTPVVLPEGEDAASYDVGTEAYTGEGTLFNSGFLDGLNKDDGIRKAIEAIEEMGLGTGTTQYRLRDWGVSRQRYWGCPIPVIKCEACGPQPVASSDLPVKLPDDINFDKPGNPLDRHPTFRTGTDDNPVTCPKCGERAERETDTLDTFADSSWYFARFAGGSGHGEPSDVPFDKDAASKWLPVDQYVGGVEHAVLHLLYARFFTRGLRDCGLLDLPSGEPFSGLFTQGMVTHAVYTDSDGAYVNPADVVEDGNQLLHIDTKKIVSKGDVIKMSKSKKNTIDPNEIIEGYGADVARWFVLSDSPPERDVEWSEAGVMGAWRFSKKVYSLVEATTVQGGPMTVATDANGDALALRKFAHKAMDKITAGIEAFRFNTSVAQIYELTNALSKYKGQDAARLEALGILIRAIAPFMPHLSEECWAKLGGDDLCYLAPWPVVDPKMLVEDAITMPIQVNGKRRSEITVPADASKDDVEALAMADEALQRAIDGLTVRKVIVVPKRIINIVAN, translated from the coding sequence ATGTCCAATGATCAAAACCGATATAATGCCGCCGAAGTCGAGCCGCGCTGGCAGACAATCTGGGAGGAGCGCGACGTTTACCGCGCCGATAACGACGCCGCTGGCGAGACCTTTTACGCGCTTGAAATGTTTCCTTATCCGTCGGGTCGTATTCACATGGGCCATGTGCGCAATTACGCCATGGGCGATGTCGTCGCGCGTTATAAAAAGGCACAAGGCTTTAACGTGCTGCACCCGATGGGATGGGACGCCTTTGGTATGCCCGCTGAAAATGCCGCGATAGAGAAAAATGTCCATCCCAAAGGTTGGACCTATGAAAACATCGAGGCGATGAAAGGCCCGATGAAACGCCTCGGCTTTGCGCTTGATTGGTCACGCGAATTCGCCACATGCGACGAAGCCTATTACAAGCAGCAGCAATATATCTTCCTCAAGTTTTGGGAAAAAGGTCTGGTCTACCGCAAGACGGCCAAGGTCAATTGGGACCCGGTCGATAATACGGTGCTCGCCAATGAACAGGTCATTGACGGCAAAGGCTGGCGCAGTGGTGCCGTTGTCGAACAGCGCGACATGGACCAATGGTTTTTCAAAATTACGCACTACGCCGAAGAATTGCTAGAGGGGCTGGACACGCTCGACCGCTGGCCCGAGAAAGTGCGGACAATGCAGGCCAATTGGATTGGGAAATCTGAAGGCTTGCAGATGCGGTTTAAAGGCGTGGATTGCGATGACATAGAGATTTACACAACTCGGCCTGACACACTGTATGGCGCATCATTTATTGCGCTCTCGCCTGATCACCCGCTTGTCAAAGCTATGGCCAAAGAGAGCGACGCGGTTGAACACTTCCGCCTCGACTGCGCGAAAATCGGGACAACCGAAGAAGCGATTGCGACGGCGCCGAAGCTGGGTTTTGAAACAAAGCTCAAGGTCAAGCATCCCTTTATCGAAGGTAAAACCCTCCCCGTTTGGATCGCCAATTTTGTCTTGATGGGCTACGGCACGGGGGCCGTGTTCGGCTGTCCCGCTCATGACCAACGCGACCTAGATTTTGCGCGTAAATATGACTTGGACGTGACGCCTGTTGTCCTGCCCGAGGGCGAAGATGCCGCCAGCTATGACGTTGGCACAGAGGCCTACACAGGCGAAGGCACATTATTTAATTCTGGCTTCCTTGATGGCCTGAATAAGGACGACGGCATCCGCAAAGCGATTGAGGCCATTGAAGAGATGGGTCTTGGCACAGGCACAACCCAGTACCGTTTGCGGGATTGGGGCGTGTCACGGCAGCGTTATTGGGGGTGCCCTATTCCTGTGATTAAATGCGAGGCTTGTGGGCCGCAGCCTGTGGCGAGCTCGGATCTGCCCGTCAAACTGCCCGATGATATTAATTTTGACAAACCCGGCAATCCGCTGGACCGTCACCCGACGTTCCGCACAGGCACAGATGATAACCCTGTCACTTGCCCCAAATGCGGAGAACGCGCGGAACGGGAAACCGACACATTAGATACCTTCGCCGATAGCAGCTGGTATTTCGCCCGCTTTGCGGGCGGGTCTGGTCATGGCGAGCCGTCAGATGTGCCATTTGACAAAGACGCCGCGAGCAAGTGGTTACCCGTTGATCAATATGTCGGCGGTGTTGAACATGCGGTTCTGCATTTATTATATGCACGCTTTTTCACGCGGGGGCTTCGCGATTGCGGATTGTTAGACTTACCTAGCGGGGAGCCTTTCTCGGGGCTGTTTACCCAAGGTATGGTGACCCACGCCGTCTATACGGATAGTGATGGGGCCTATGTAAATCCAGCGGATGTTGTTGAAGACGGCAATCAGCTTTTACATATCGATACCAAAAAAATCGTGTCCAAGGGCGACGTCATTAAGATGTCAAAGTCCAAGAAAAACACCATTGACCCGAATGAGATTATCGAGGGCTATGGCGCCGATGTGGCGCGCTGGTTTGTGCTCTCGGACTCACCGCCAGAGCGGGACGTGGAATGGTCCGAGGCTGGCGTCATGGGCGCATGGCGCTTTAGTAAAAAAGTTTACAGCCTAGTTGAGGCCACCACGGTTCAGGGCGGCCCCATGACGGTCGCGACTGACGCCAACGGTGACGCCCTCGCCTTGCGTAAATTTGCGCATAAAGCCATGGATAAAATCACGGCGGGGATTGAAGCGTTTCGCTTTAACACCTCTGTCGCCCAAATTTATGAGCTAACCAATGCGCTGTCCAAATATAAGGGGCAAGACGCCGCACGGCTGGAAGCGCTGGGTATTTTAATCCGCGCGATTGCACCGTTCATGCCGCATCTATCGGAGGAGTGCTGGGCCAAGCTGGGCGGGGATGATCTGTGTTACCTTGCGCCGTGGCCTGTGGTTGACCCAAAGATGCTAGTCGAGGACGCGATAACCATGCCCATTCAGGTCAACGGCAAACGCCGCAGCGAAATCACTGTGCCTGCCGATGCGAGTAAAGACGATGTCGAGGCGCTAGCCATGGCAGACGAGGCCTTGCAACGCGCCATTGACGGGTTGACCGTACGCAAAGTCATTGTTGTTCCCAAGCGCATTATCAATATAGTGGCCAATTAA
- the holA gene encoding DNA polymerase III subunit delta, which translates to MKITGARAERFLSKPPDDLIGVLLFGPDRGLVRERGAALAKLFIKDPDDAFAVTQLTADDLTGDVARLSDEMSALSLLGDARLVRLRLDHERAGAAISKIIKELDANPERAEAKLIIEAGDMTTRSAIRKAFDAAGKFAAVGCYTDSAADVGNMVRGTLNDLGIKIEPDALAMWVPLLEGDRGLTRGEIEKMAVYKGYGTEAGASVTIEDIKSVAAGGQSASIDDIINFTMGGKVDDADTMFRRAVAGKLNTVVILFSLQRHISRLLEAQGKMQRGDSAENAIRSLRPPVFGMAQRDFVRQLNLWPSSALQRALSQTLDVEKNVKTAASPADALVGRLLLALSSFAARRH; encoded by the coding sequence ATGAAAATTACGGGGGCTAGAGCCGAGCGGTTCTTAAGCAAGCCGCCTGATGACCTGATTGGGGTTTTGCTCTTTGGGCCTGACCGCGGCCTAGTGCGTGAACGCGGCGCAGCGCTGGCCAAATTATTTATCAAAGACCCTGACGATGCGTTCGCTGTCACGCAATTAACCGCCGATGATTTGACGGGTGACGTCGCGCGGCTATCTGATGAAATGAGCGCCTTATCATTGCTGGGTGACGCGCGTCTGGTGCGACTGCGTCTAGACCACGAACGGGCTGGTGCCGCGATTTCTAAAATCATCAAAGAGCTAGACGCGAACCCAGAGCGCGCCGAGGCCAAATTAATTATTGAGGCGGGCGACATGACCACGCGGTCCGCCATTCGGAAAGCCTTTGACGCGGCGGGCAAATTTGCGGCTGTGGGGTGTTATACTGATAGCGCGGCCGATGTTGGCAATATGGTGCGGGGCACACTGAATGATTTGGGCATAAAGATAGAGCCAGACGCGCTTGCGATGTGGGTGCCACTTCTGGAAGGTGACCGAGGGCTAACCCGCGGCGAAATTGAAAAAATGGCCGTCTATAAAGGTTACGGCACGGAGGCAGGCGCAAGTGTTACGATTGAAGATATTAAATCCGTTGCAGCAGGCGGGCAAAGCGCGTCCATTGATGATATTATTAATTTCACCATGGGCGGCAAGGTCGATGACGCCGACACAATGTTTCGCCGCGCTGTTGCAGGGAAACTCAACACCGTCGTCATCCTGTTTTCCCTACAACGCCATATCTCGCGGCTTTTAGAGGCCCAAGGAAAAATGCAACGCGGGGATAGCGCGGAAAACGCTATACGGTCGTTACGCCCCCCCGTTTTTGGCATGGCGCAACGCGATTTTGTAAGACAATTGAACCTTTGGCCGAGTAGCGCGTTGCAAAGAGCATTGAGCCAAACGCTTGATGTGGAGAAAAATGTTAAAACAGCGGCGAGTCCTGCGGATGCTTTAGTCGGGCGACTCCTGCTTGCCCTATCAAGTTTTGCGGCACGCCGACATTAG
- a CDS encoding SCO family protein codes for MSNALRNATKTLRIGALSCLGLFALSACGNAGNDIAQSGTVVALGEAQLGGPFTLIDQNGDVFTQDNLVGKPTLLYFGFSYCPDVCPSALQNMGMVQERADPAGTKVNYVFVGVDVERDTPESLAPYVTSRGFAKNLIGLSGTQEQMDVATSAYKVYAQKVDDPSSAAEYTFDHSDLMILLDDQGKFKDLFTRATTVPEMATRLKFLLDSGK; via the coding sequence ATGTCAAACGCCTTACGCAATGCTACAAAGACACTACGTATTGGGGCGCTTAGCTGTTTGGGCCTTTTTGCGTTATCGGCTTGCGGCAATGCAGGCAATGATATTGCACAATCAGGGACAGTTGTTGCCTTGGGCGAGGCGCAGCTCGGCGGGCCGTTCACGCTTATTGATCAAAACGGCGATGTGTTCACACAAGATAATCTGGTCGGTAAACCGACACTGCTTTATTTCGGCTTTTCTTATTGTCCTGATGTCTGCCCTAGTGCGCTTCAAAATATGGGTATGGTGCAAGAACGCGCAGATCCTGCGGGAACAAAGGTGAATTATGTTTTTGTCGGTGTGGACGTAGAACGCGACACACCCGAAAGCCTTGCGCCTTATGTGACCTCGCGCGGATTTGCGAAAAACCTTATCGGATTATCGGGCACGCAAGAACAAATGGACGTCGCGACATCCGCCTATAAAGTCTATGCGCAAAAGGTGGACGACCCTAGCAGTGCGGCTGAATATACCTTTGATCATTCAGATTTGATGATATTGCTTGATGACCAAGGCAAATTTAAAGACCTGTTTACCCGCGCCACGACTGTGCCGGAAATGGCAACGCGGCTAAAGTTTTTACTGGATAGCGGTAAGTGA
- the lptE gene encoding LPS assembly lipoprotein LptE → MTTLRATILAFIALTLTACGFTPMHAPAGLSDAAFNNVRIELAAGIPVQDKEAAFWVQQALKTRLGNGDSAKHILRVKPEANRAGIGISGVDVATRYDLGLNVSYELIDMKSGKLLDSGSVKAISTIAASTDPYALTAAEKATVRNLASDGADRVLVRLAGYYANAAQ, encoded by the coding sequence ATGACGACACTGCGCGCAACGATTTTGGCTTTTATCGCCCTCACCTTAACGGCGTGCGGCTTTACGCCGATGCATGCGCCCGCAGGTTTATCAGACGCGGCGTTTAACAATGTCCGCATAGAATTGGCGGCCGGGATCCCCGTTCAAGATAAAGAGGCGGCCTTTTGGGTGCAGCAAGCCCTAAAGACGCGCCTTGGAAACGGCGATAGTGCAAAACACATCCTGCGCGTCAAACCCGAAGCCAACCGCGCAGGCATTGGTATTTCGGGCGTCGATGTCGCGACGCGTTATGATTTGGGCCTGAATGTGTCTTATGAATTAATTGATATGAAATCGGGCAAGCTATTGGATAGCGGTTCTGTCAAAGCCATTTCAACCATTGCGGCGTCGACTGACCCATATGCGTTGACGGCAGCCGAAAAAGCCACTGTCCGAAATTTAGCGTCGGACGGGGCAGACCGCGTGCTGGTCAGGCTTGCAGGCTATTACGCTAACGCGGCTCAATGA
- a CDS encoding M48 family metallopeptidase — protein MSFLSRLTGDTSPAETVPSEFRDPDDPRILYKLSTRAKRISLKVRPSDREVAVIVPGPRAIAKAKQFARDNADWINVQLETLPAPMPFEHGQPILIRGLDYTLINPAEMGGNSRGRPKINHMRREVIVPSPDQESLAGRVRRLLIRDAREELEAATHHYAAMLGKRVSKVSVRDQSSRWGSCITRGGEGQISYSWRLICAPAFVLDYVAAHECGHLIEANHSQAFWDVVDSICDDVKPAKKWLNKHGAKLHAVGATF, from the coding sequence GTGAGCTTTCTCTCGCGATTAACAGGGGACACATCGCCAGCGGAGACTGTTCCGTCTGAATTTCGTGACCCTGATGACCCGCGCATACTCTATAAATTATCAACACGCGCCAAACGCATTAGCCTAAAAGTGCGCCCGTCTGACCGCGAAGTGGCGGTCATTGTGCCGGGGCCGCGCGCAATTGCCAAAGCCAAACAATTTGCGCGCGATAATGCCGACTGGATCAATGTTCAGCTTGAAACCCTGCCTGCGCCGATGCCCTTTGAACATGGTCAGCCGATTTTAATTCGTGGTCTGGATTACACGCTGATTAATCCAGCGGAGATGGGCGGTAATTCGCGCGGCCGTCCGAAGATAAACCATATGAGGCGTGAAGTGATTGTACCCAGCCCTGATCAGGAAAGCTTAGCGGGCCGGGTGCGCCGCCTGCTTATTCGTGACGCGCGTGAGGAATTAGAGGCCGCTACCCATCACTATGCCGCGATGTTGGGCAAGCGGGTTTCAAAGGTATCTGTACGCGATCAAAGCTCTCGCTGGGGATCCTGTATTACGCGGGGCGGCGAGGGACAAATATCTTATAGCTGGCGGCTGATTTGTGCGCCGGCTTTTGTGCTGGATTACGTAGCTGCCCATGAATGCGGGCACCTTATAGAGGCCAATCACAGCCAAGCCTTTTGGGATGTTGTCGATAGTATTTGTGATGACGTGAAACCGGCTAAAAAATGGCTCAATAAACACGGCGCGAAATTACATGCCGTTGGGGCGACGTTTTAG